A stretch of DNA from Aurantiacibacter atlanticus:
AGCATAGAGCGCAACACAACCCAGGCCTATGTACCGATCCAGGCGGGATTAGCCGATCATCATGTTCTCTCTACGAGATTCACCTCTTACGCAGCCTATTATGAAAATGGACCGGAAGCGCCGCCGGTTATCCGTATTGCCGCTCAGGCCGAACTCACCCGGGCTACGAACTCTGCCCCTTTGGCAGTTGGAAAATTTTCCCGTGATGTGCAGGCGATGGAGAACACGGTTTCTTCAGTCATCGACGCTTTCGACACGGCAAGTGTACAAATTGCTGACGAGATGGCTGTCTGGGCCGGAGCGCACCTCGGCGAATGAACTGGTCGAGGCTTGGCGGCAGCTAAATTCTAATATCCCCCTGATTACAGGGGATGGCCATCAATCAAATTTTGGCGGACGACCGACAGCCGTGAACGAAGAGATGCACTGATCGATTCATTCGCTCGGCAGTTTCCGGAGTAAAGCCGGCGTCACTTATGCCCAGCGCAGCACGACGAAATGGGGACAGGATCACAACCGAGACGAATTGTTCAGCGGCAAAATCTGTATCCGACACAGCAATCTCGCCTGTTTCATCCGCTCTCTCCAACACCCTGACCACCAGTTTCGTCGTACGGATAAAGCCGAATTCATACAGCTTTTGCGCAAGCGCCGGGAAACGCGAAGCCTCTGCCATGACGGCGCGCTCCATTGCGATATGGATATCGGAAAGCATCCAGGAGAGAAGGTTTTCAGCTAGAGCAGCAAGATCCTGGGTGACATCGCCAAGATCCGGTATGTCTTGCTCCAGATCGTTCAATCGATCGTGGATTTCCGCCAGGATCACCGTCTCGAACAATGCGGATTTGCCCCTGTAACGAGTATACAGGGTTCGCTTAGATATGGCTGCTCTTTCGGCAATGCGTTCGGTCGTCGTTCTGACGAAGCCTTCTTCCAGAAAGACCTGACGAGCAGTCCGGAGTATCTTTCTCGATAAGGCCATCGAAGCTTG
This window harbors:
- a CDS encoding ABC-type transport auxiliary lipoprotein family protein, which translates into the protein MTRLLSKNLAILAMLVGLTGCGGGVLGIGGETSLYRLGNIAEPTPEIAHGRRPLYIARPQMPSGVDADRIATVEMQEITYLAEARWASPAPEMMSDLIRESIERNTTQAYVPIQAGLADHHVLSTRFTSYAAYYENGPEAPPVIRIAAQAELTRATNSAPLAVGKFSRDVQAMENTVSSVIDAFDTASVQIADEMAVWAGAHLGE
- a CDS encoding TetR/AcrR family transcriptional regulator translates to MALSRKILRTARQVFLEEGFVRTTTERIAERAAISKRTLYTRYRGKSALFETVILAEIHDRLNDLEQDIPDLGDVTQDLAALAENLLSWMLSDIHIAMERAVMAEASRFPALAQKLYEFGFIRTTKLVVRVLERADETGEIAVSDTDFAAEQFVSVVILSPFRRAALGISDAGFTPETAERMNRSVHLFVHGCRSSAKI